Below is a genomic region from Methanofollis sp..
CTCGTGGGCGAAGACACCGGCGAGTTCGGGGTCGAGCACGGCCCGCATCCTGCCGCCCTTCGCCGCCTTTGCGTCAAGGAGGGCGAGAGCGGTCTGTGCCGCTTTCTCTCCCATCTCCTGCCTGTGGCGGAGGTTGAGGCCCAGGATCGTGTAGTTGCTCTCCCGGCCCATCTGCATCTCGCCGTTCCGCGAGGCGACGGCAACCACCGAGAAACCGCAGCGCGGGATCTCGTACGAGTATTCGCAGCCCGAGGAATCGACAAAGCACACTTCTTCGATCGACTCGGCATACCGGGCCCGGGTATTGACGATCCCCGGCAGCCTGGCCGCCCCCTCGATCGAGGAGAGAAGTTCGGTCTTTTCTTCAAGAGAGACCTCGACCGGATCTTCGCCGGCCTTCGGCACAGGCAGGACGCCACGCTGCGGGGCGTCGGCAAGGTCGACCTCGTCGCCTGTGATCGCGGCAAGTTCGAGTGCCCGTGCGATCAGCCTGTCGCAAGGTGCGTCGGGGTCGAAGTTCTCCAGGGCGAGGATGCCCCAGCCCTGCGGGCCGAGCACCCTCACAACAGCCTGGTCAAAAAAACTGGTGCCTGCGGACTCGACCACACCATTGTCGATGTCGACGTGAGTGGCCGAGCCGCGGACATGCCTGATATCATAGTAGCGGACGCTGTCCATGCTTATGCTGCCAGATGGGTGCCGCCGATCGCCGAGGACTCGAGGGCCTTTTTCACCGGCTCGGCGGCGATTTTCTTGAGTTTGTCCAGGAAGAGCTCGCGGTTCTGCGGGACAAGGGCCGCTTCGAGCACCTCCTCGATGTGCGCAACAGGGATGACCTCGACCATGGAGCGGTAGCGGTCCTCGATGAGCACGTCGCCCAGGTTTGCCTTCGGGATGATCACCGTCTTGATCCCGGCCTTCGCGGCCGCCTCGATCTTGTAGGTGACGCCGCCGATGGGCAGGACGTCGCCCCGCACCGAGAGGGACCCGGTCATCGCGAGGTCCTGCTTCACCGGGATACCTTCTATGGCCGATATAACCGCAGTGGCAACGGAGATGGAGGCCGAGTCGCCCTCGACACCGCCGTACGTCCCGATGAACTGGATGTGGATGTCCATGTTCTTGATGTCCTTGCCGGTGAACTTCTTCAGGATGGCAGAGACGTTCTTGATCGACTCCTGGGCGATCTCCTTCAGGAGGCCGGTGGCGATGACCGTGCCTGCCGCCCCCTGGGTCGGGGTCACCTCGGCGACGATCGGGAGGACAGAACCGGAGTCGGCGCCCATCACGGCAAGACCGTTCACCCGACCGACCTGTGTGCCGGTCACGACGGTGAGTTCGTAGTCACGGCTGCGGCGGATGTACTCGTCGGAGATCTGCTGTTCGATCGAACGGGCCGAGTTCTTGGCCGCCAGCACGTGCCGGGCCGAGGTCACGTCGGCGCCCTCCTGCCTGGCGATGTCGCCCGCGACCCGGATCAGCCCGCCCATCTCACGGAGCTTCAGGGTGAGGTGGCCCTTCCTGTTGGAGCGGCGCTGGCCCTCCCGGATCACCTCTTCGATGGCGCTCCGGTCGAAATGCGGGACCTTCCCGTCGTTCTTGATCTCCTGGGCGATGAACCTGATGAACTTCTCCCTGTTCTCCGGGGTGTCGAGCATCGTGTCCTGCATGTAGACCTCGTAGCCGTAGCCGCGGATACGGGACCGCAGGGCAGGGTGCATCCCCTGCATGGCGTCGAGGTTTCCCGCGGCGATCATGATGAACCGGCAGGGCACGGCCTCGGTCCGGACCATGGCACCGCTCGAACGCTCCGACTGGCCGGTGATGGGGAACCCCCCTTCCTGGAGGGCGGTGAGCAGGTTCTGCTGGGAGTGCGGGGTCAGGGTGTTGATCTCGTCGATGAAGAGCACGCCGCCGTTCGCCCGGTGGATAGCGCCGGCCTCGACGCGGTCATGGGCCGGGGTCTCCAGGCCGCCGGACTGGAAGGGGTCGTGGCGGACGTCGCCGAGGAGGGCGCCGGCATGTGAGCCGGTGCCGTCGATGAAGGGGGCGATGCTGTTCGGTTCGCTGGAGACGAGGAGCTTCGGGATCATCGCATCCTCACGCGGCCGCGAGTACTGGAGGGCCATGAAGATGAAGGCGGCGGCGATGATGCCCATCAGCGCCTGGCCGGCGATGAGGGCGTAGCCGATAATGCCGAAGATCAGGAGCATGACGAGGGTGTTCCTCATCTGCTTCCTCTTCGCAGCCTCGGCCTTGTGGGCGGCCACGATCTGTTTGCCTCTTCCTGCCGCGACCGTCCTGATGATGGGATTGTTCGAGTCCTCGACATTCGGGTACACAAGGATGTCCTTGAGCTCCTCCTTGGGGAGGAGTTCGGCCATCGCCTTCGCAAGCATCGACTTGCCCGTTCCCGGGTTGCCGATCATCATCACGTGCCTGCGCTGGGTGGCCGCTTTCTTAATCACCTCCACGGCTGCGTCCTGACCGATCACCTGATCGATCAGCCGGGGTGGGACGGTGACCTCGGAGGAGCTTGTGATGGCAGAGCCCTGAAGGAGATCCTCGTCCGTTTTCTTCTCAAGGATGTTAGAAACAGTGTCTTGCATGAGCAGTGCAACCTCATTGGGCAATGATACTTATATACTATTTTCATGATAGTTTAAGTAGTTTCAGCTGGGGGAAAAACCAGAAATGAAGGTTGTATGCACAGAAAAATCCCAGATACTCGCCGTTCGGATCGCCGATGAACTCGGGGTCCAGGTAGCCGACACCCGCTTTGCCCGCTTCCCTGACGGGGAGCTGTACCTGCAGGTCCTCGACCCCCTGGACGACGAGACCGTGATCGTGGGGAGCGTCACCGATAATGACGCTTTTATTCAGTTGATGCTCCTCGTTGACGCCTGCGAGACGACGACAAATACTCTGGTCATCCCGTATCTCGGCTATGCCAGGCAGGACAAGAAATTCAAGGACGGCGAGCCGGTGAGCGCCCGCGTCGCCGCCCGGGCCCTCTCCCGCGGTGTCACCGACGTGATCACCGTCAATATCCACGAGAAGGACATTGCCGGGCATTTCGACGTCCCCTCCCACGACCTCTCGCTTGCGACTGAGATCGGGGAGTACCTGAAAGGCAGGAACCTCGACAACCCCCTGATCCTGGCCCCCGACTCCGGGGCTGCGGACTTTGCGGCCGAGATCGCGGCCGCAGGCGGGTGGCAGTGTGACTACCTGAAAAAGACCAGAATTTCCGGCGAGGAGGTCAGGATGGAGCCGAAGACCTTCGACGTCTCCGGCCGCGAGGTCGTCATCACCGACGACATCATCTCGACCGGCGGAACTCTGGCTACGGCGACGAAGATGCTCTATGCCCAGGGTGCGGCGGCCGTCCATGCCATCTGCGTCCACGGCGTCTTCACCGGCGGGGCCTATGTCCATCTCAGGAGTGCCGGAGTGAAGAGCGTCGTCTGCTCTGACACGATCGAGCGGGCATGCTCCGAGGTCTCGGCGGCACGGTGCATCGCGGCAGCTCTGCGGAAATGTTAGAGGTCGACGGGTCCGTCGGGGAGGGCGGCGGGCAGGTGGTGAGGACCGCGGTCGCCCTTGCGGCCCTCACCGGCACGCCCATCAGGGTCACGAAGATCAGGGCAAAGAGGCCGAAGCCCGGGCTTGCGGCCCAGCACTGCACGGCGGTGCAGGCGGTCGCCCTCGCCTGCGGGGCGGAGATGAGGGGGTGCCGCCGGGAGAGCGACACCCTGACTTTTGCGCCCGGCGAGAACAGAAAGACCGCAATCGACCTTGCGATCGGCACGGCCGGGAGCATCCCCCTCGTCCTCCAGGCCTGGTTGCCTGTGGCCCTGGAGGCAGGGGGGACGATCACTCTCACCGGCGGGACCGAGGTCTCGAAGAGCCCGACCATCGACTATTTTTCCGAGGTGCTCGTGCCTCTCCTCCGTGCCCACGGGGCGAAGATAGAGGTGGAGGTCCTCGGCCGGGGATACTTCCCGGTCGGCGGCGGACGGGTGCGGGTCATGGTCGAGCCTTCGAAGCTCGCCCCCCTCGCCATCGGAGGGGTGCCTGCCCATGCCGGGATCATCTCCTGCTCCCAGAACCTCCCCGACCACGTGGCCGAGAGGCAGGCACAGGCGGCATCTGCCGCCCTCCCCGGTTTCCCGGTACGGATCGAGAGGACGCCCGGGCCTGGCACAGGGACATCGGTGACGGTCTTTGAAGGAGCGAAAGGCGGCGTCGCCGTCGGGAGGCGTGGCCTCCCCGCGGAAAAGGTCGGCTGGATGGCGGCAGACGAACTGCTCGCCGCCCGGTCGGTCGCCTGCGATGTCGACGTCCACCTCGCCGACCAGCTCCTTGTCTACCTTGCGAGGGCCGGGGGGTCGTACTCGGCGCCAG
It encodes:
- the rtcA gene encoding RNA 3'-terminal phosphate cyclase codes for the protein MLEVDGSVGEGGGQVVRTAVALAALTGTPIRVTKIRAKRPKPGLAAQHCTAVQAVALACGAEMRGCRRESDTLTFAPGENRKTAIDLAIGTAGSIPLVLQAWLPVALEAGGTITLTGGTEVSKSPTIDYFSEVLVPLLRAHGAKIEVEVLGRGYFPVGGGRVRVMVEPSKLAPLAIGGVPAHAGIISCSQNLPDHVAERQAQAASAALPGFPVRIERTPGPGTGTSVTVFEGAKGGVAVGRRGLPAEKVGWMAADELLAARSVACDVDVHLADQLLVYLARAGGSYSAPEISSHAATTCRLLSLFGYEIAVSGATPAVFSA
- a CDS encoding TldD/PmbA family protein yields the protein MDSVRYYDIRHVRGSATHVDIDNGVVESAGTSFFDQAVVRVLGPQGWGILALENFDPDAPCDRLIARALELAAITGDEVDLADAPQRGVLPVPKAGEDPVEVSLEEKTELLSSIEGAARLPGIVNTRARYAESIEEVCFVDSSGCEYSYEIPRCGFSVVAVASRNGEMQMGRESNYTILGLNLRHRQEMGEKAAQTALALLDAKAAKGGRMRAVLDPELAGVFAHEAIGHASEGDLIQEGNSVLAGKTGESIGSPLLTIVDDPSLPYFGFEPVDAEGVAVGRTELIRGGRVNAYMHSRQTLAAVGNGLAGHARAEPGEAPLVRMSNTFIEEGDASYDEIIAECRNGVLLQGSRGGQVDPGRGVFQFNAEYGYIIENGEIGTMVRDVSLSGDILGTLHAITLLGNDREMHEGYCGKGGQSVPVSDGSPHVLLEDAVVGGNGTD
- the lonB gene encoding ATP-dependent protease LonB, translated to MQDTVSNILEKKTDEDLLQGSAITSSSEVTVPPRLIDQVIGQDAAVEVIKKAATQRRHVMMIGNPGTGKSMLAKAMAELLPKEELKDILVYPNVEDSNNPIIRTVAAGRGKQIVAAHKAEAAKRKQMRNTLVMLLIFGIIGYALIAGQALMGIIAAAFIFMALQYSRPREDAMIPKLLVSSEPNSIAPFIDGTGSHAGALLGDVRHDPFQSGGLETPAHDRVEAGAIHRANGGVLFIDEINTLTPHSQQNLLTALQEGGFPITGQSERSSGAMVRTEAVPCRFIMIAAGNLDAMQGMHPALRSRIRGYGYEVYMQDTMLDTPENREKFIRFIAQEIKNDGKVPHFDRSAIEEVIREGQRRSNRKGHLTLKLREMGGLIRVAGDIARQEGADVTSARHVLAAKNSARSIEQQISDEYIRRSRDYELTVVTGTQVGRVNGLAVMGADSGSVLPIVAEVTPTQGAAGTVIATGLLKEIAQESIKNVSAILKKFTGKDIKNMDIHIQFIGTYGGVEGDSASISVATAVISAIEGIPVKQDLAMTGSLSVRGDVLPIGGVTYKIEAAAKAGIKTVIIPKANLGDVLIEDRYRSMVEVIPVAHIEEVLEAALVPQNRELFLDKLKKIAAEPVKKALESSAIGGTHLAA
- a CDS encoding ribose-phosphate diphosphokinase; translated protein: MKVVCTEKSQILAVRIADELGVQVADTRFARFPDGELYLQVLDPLDDETVIVGSVTDNDAFIQLMLLVDACETTTNTLVIPYLGYARQDKKFKDGEPVSARVAARALSRGVTDVITVNIHEKDIAGHFDVPSHDLSLATEIGEYLKGRNLDNPLILAPDSGAADFAAEIAAAGGWQCDYLKKTRISGEEVRMEPKTFDVSGREVVITDDIISTGGTLATATKMLYAQGAAAVHAICVHGVFTGGAYVHLRSAGVKSVVCSDTIERACSEVSAARCIAAALRKC